Proteins from a genomic interval of Quercus robur chromosome 9, dhQueRobu3.1, whole genome shotgun sequence:
- the LOC126699521 gene encoding uncharacterized protein LOC126699521, translated as MSGGVGPTCNDISLPKEQEYENKQSNDQNSLKTTTTTTNYPSLKAGFLSLRQLNALAVIIIFSASGMVSPEDFAFVIFSFFYMYFISKVAFPPLHPSKEPSVFSPQNKILRIYVFIGAIVGLFLPIAYILHGIFEGDQQGIKAAAPHVFLLSSQIFMEGVTFSGRFSLPVRAFVPVCYNAKRLFTIDDWLRSEFSKVDEEFGGSKGRLYVGRGLAIANMAFWSFNIFGFLLPVYLPKALKRYYSAYKVKD; from the coding sequence atgtcaGGTGGGGTTGGGCCAACTTGCAATGATATTAGCCTCCCAAAAGAGcaagaatatgaaaataaacaaAGCAATGACCAAAATTCCTTGaagaccaccaccaccaccaccaactaCCCTTCACTCAAAGCTGGGTTCCTCTCTCTCCGTCAGCTCAATGCTCTTGCTGTCATTATTATCTTCTCAGCCAGTGGCATGGTAAGCCCTGAAGACTTTGCTTTTgtcatcttttctttcttctacaTGTACTTCATTTCAAAGGTTGCATTCCCACCCCTCCACCCTTCAAAGGAACCAAGTGTTTTTAGCCCTCAAAACAAGATTCTTCGAATCTATGTTTTTATTGGTGCAATCGTTGGTCTTTTCCTCCCCATAGCATATATACTTCATGGCATCTTTGAAGGTGATCAACAAGGAATCAAGGCAGCAGCACCACACGTTTTTCTTCTATCAAGCCAAATTTTCATGGAAGGAGTGACATTCTCGGGCAGGTTTTCATTGCCCGTACGTGCTTTTGTGCCGGTGTGCTATAATGCAAAGAGGTTATTTACCATTGATGACTGGCTGAGGAGTGAGTTCTCAAAGGTTGATGAAGAGTTTGGTGGGTCTAAAGGGAGATTGTATGTTGGGAGAGGGCTTGCCATTGCTAATATGGCGTTTTGGTCCTTCAATATTTTTGGGTTCTTGTTGCCTGTCTATCTTCCTAAAGCTTTAAAGAGATATTACTCTGCTTATAAGGTGAAAGACTGA
- the LOC126699147 gene encoding SKP1-like protein 21 isoform X1, translated as MFWKALKKSLYHPNKVKSLNKGHRLFALSLPCFYWRCKVQFLINLHCPCQMSEGAMAVVKPEMKSYIWLQTADGSIQQVEEEVAMFCPMICREVIQTGTGSSKNYAISLPQRVNPAILGLILDYCRFHQVPGRSNKERKTFDEKFIRMDTKRLCELTSAADSLQLKPLVDLTSRALARIIEGKTPEEIRETFHLPDDLTEEEKLEPLRNITDDPRIRLLNRLYARKRKELKEREKLKNVEVEEERVDDRSVDDLLSFINGGDGDTKGTRTNKNKKKNRRRKDQSKDSCLNNVNGNHNEEMHDSACHDGEGNNGLLASASTSSKLQDSAAVTFSPKLEFDDGDIDDDLDPAMKEELDREVEDFARRLNSVWPERMQELFQGRKLVPISLNGNSAMSRYTSLDQR; from the exons ATGTTTTGGAAAGCACTGAAAAAGAGTTTGTACCATCCTAACAAAGTTAAGAGCTTGAATAAAGGGCATCGTTTGTTTGCTTTGTCACTTCCTTGTTTTTACTGGAGGTGCAAAGTTCAATTCTTAATAAATTTGCATTGCCCTTGTCAAATGTCCGAAGGTGCTATGGCAGTAGTTAAACCTGAG ATGAAGTCTTACATCTGGCTTCAAACTGCTGATGGTTCAATCCAACAAGTAGAAGAAGAGGTTGCCATGTTTTGCCCCATGATATGTCGAGAAGTAATTCAGACAGGCACAGGATCTTCCAAGAACTATGCTATATCACTTCCACAGCGAGTCAATCCTGCTATATTGGGCTTAATTCTTGATTATTGTCGATTTCACCAAGTACCAGGTCGTTCTAATAAG gaGCGCAAAACTTTTGATGAGAAGTTTATTCGGATGGATACAAAAAGATTGTGTGAGTTGACATCGGCCGCTGACAGCCTCCAATTAAAGCCTTTAGTTGATCTCACCAGCCGAGCACTTGCTCGAATTATTGAAGGAAAAACTCCTGAGGAGATACGTGAAACATTTCATTTACCCGATGATCTTACAGAG GAGGAAAAGTTAGAGCCCTTAAGAAACATAACTGACGATCCACGTATCCGGCTTCTGAATCGATTGTATGCAAGAAAGAGGAAagaattaaaagagagagagaaattgaag AATGTAGAAGTCGAAGAGGAGCGTGTGGATGACCGCTCAGTAGATGATCTCCTGTCATTTATAAATGGTGGAGATGGAG ATACAAAAGGGACTAGaacaaataagaataaaaagaaaaatcggAGGAGAAAAGATCAATCAAAGGACTCTTGTTTAAATAATGTAAATGGAAACCATAATGAG GAGATGCATGATTCTGCTTGCCATGATGGTGAGGGTAACAATGGTTTGTTGGCCTCTGCCAGTACAAGTTCAAAGTTGCAAGATTCTGCAGCTGTGACATTTTCCCCAAAACTTGAGTTTGATGATGGTGATATTGATGATGATTTAGATCCTGCAATGAAGGAGGAACTTGACAG GGAGGTGGAGGATTTTGCGCGAAGATTGAATTCAGTTTGGCCAGAGAGGATGCAGGAACTTTTTCAAGGAAGAAAGCTTGTTCCTATTTCTTTAAATGGCAATTCTGCCATGAGTAGATATACAA GTTTGGACCAGAGATAA
- the LOC126698828 gene encoding uncharacterized protein LOC126698828, with protein sequence MPVVKPKSSSSLELMKSEGNDSSETIIRQAIKEPLLSFSRPGDSPVQLIQLLHALDQQELPGWPLLTPLKVQMQKCDKCSLEFCSPINYRRHIRVHHRLKKLDKDSTKNRDLLGAFWDKLSLEEAKEVVSFKNVTLEGVPGSSIVKSLTALTRKPGFSTLPQVYLRAGSALLDIIQARTSRIPILAQELFGILDVASENTFLCGTAGLMQKYIFDGEAGKIGLETKNLVACTSFLVEQKLVKAWLADQDAEALRCQKLLVEEEEAAQKRKAELLERKRQKKLRQKEQKAKEQKHGEKVDVVEFIDNTSEAMPVPQEETCSPSAACDSDTSVPEMLPDQAPSSSEAFRHTNSDEEAGPDSQSGYGFEYAEPGISQNVERRMVHGSVRRHVTVARWQVPPKSQRAVPNGFHSGQNSQASKLGAVQKHGHRDLRAAPAASGNKVWSRKPKPEIDGEVLKARVQKEAINQPDQIKNREVLIGSICVTLRNCDQEINNLAGAREDCLAEYQMPKTNVQEKPIKPDSLVSGTNRSMTKLWRPVSRHENKGPMPVQNGNIESELDVTAEKDNDQNPNEGCLRSNAMDDNDGAAKESVCPGTMGFLIHAAKAFLSERWKETITADHVKLVLSPDSEPPGCPEMENDSELVASQSSNFHKRSILGSAENRLVNAGAFDSSMTRGVKEKYRAKPEKGVKKKYIPKQSNAT encoded by the exons ATGCCAGTTGTAAAGCCCAAGTCCTCTAGTTCTCTAGAATTGATGAAATCGGAGGGAAATGATTCTTCAGAGACTATCATCAGACAAGCAATAAAAGAGCCTCTTTTGTCTTTCTCAAGGCCCGGGGACAGCCCAGTTCAATTGATCCAATTGCTTCATGCTTTAGATCAGCAAG AACTACCAGGTTGGCCCTTACTCACTCCTCTGAAGGTGCAGATGCAGAAGTGTGACAAGTGTTCTCTAGAATTCTGCTCACCCATCAACTACAGAAGACATATACGTGTGCACCATCGGTTGAAAAAACTTGATAAG GATTCTACCAAAAATAGGGATCTGCTGGGGGCATTTTGGGATAAG CTCTCTTTAGAAGAGGCAAAGGAAGTGGTGTCATTCAAGAATGTCACATTAGAG GGAGTTCCAGGGTCTTCAATTGTAAAGTCATTGACAGCACTTACTAGGAAACCGGGATTTTCTACTTTGCCACAAGTTTATCTGAGGGCTGGTTCTGCCCTTTTG GATATTATCCAAGCTCGAACTTCAAGAATCCCTATATTAGCCCAGGAATTATTTGGTATCCTTGATGTTGCAAGTGAAAACACATTTCTATGTGGGACAGCCGGATTGATGCAAAAGTATATTTTTGATGGGGAAGCTGGGAAGATTGGCCTTGAAACAAAGAACTTAGTTGCTTGCACTAGTTTTTTGGTGGAACAGAAATTG GTCAAAGCATGGCTTGCTGATCAGGATGCTGAAGCTTTGAGGTGCCAGAAGTTGCTGGTagaggaagaagaagctgcTCAGAAAAG GAAAGCTGAGCTCTTGGAAAGGAAAAGGCAGAAAAAACTCAGGCAAAAAGAACAGAAAGCAAAGGAGCAAAAACATGGGGAAAAGGTTGATGTTGTGGAGTTCATTGACAATACATCAGAGGCTATGCCTGTGCCACAAGAAGAAACATGCAGCCCTTCAGCTGCATGTGATTCTGACACATCTGTTCCAGAAATGTTGCCAGATCAAGCTCCCTCATCTTCTGAAGCCTTTCGACACACAAACTCTGATGAAGAGGCAGGTCCTGATTCTCAATCAGGGTATGGCTTTGAATATGCTGAACCAGGCATTAGCCAGAATGTTGAACGGAGGATGGTGCATGGAAGTGTTCGCCGGCATGTAACTGTTGCTCGATGGCAAGTGCCCCCAAAATCACAAAGGGCAGTGCCCAATGGATTTCATTCAGGTCAAAATTCTCAAGCATCAAAGCTTGGGGCTGTGCAAAAGCATGGGCATAGGGATTTAAGGGCTGCACCAGCGGCCAGTGGTAATAAAGTTTGGAGCCGAAAGCCTAAACCGGAAATTGATGGGGAGGTTTTGAAAGCCAGAGTACAGAAAGAGGCAATAAATCAACCAGATCAAATTAAGAACCGTGAGGTTTTGATTGGCTCTATATGTGTTACACTTCGAAATTGTGACCAAGAGATTAATAACCTGGCTGGAGCTCGTGAAGATTGCCTGGCTGAGTATCAAATGCCAAAGACTAATGTTCAGGAGAAGCCCATTAAACCTGATTCTCTTGTGAGTGGCACAAACCGATCAATGACTAAGCTTTGGAGGCCAGTGAGCAGGCATGAAAACAAAGGTCCAATGCCAGTTCAAAATGGCAATATTGAATCTGAACTGGACGTGACTGCTGAAAAGGACAATGATCAAAACCCAAATGAAGGTTGCTTAAGATCCAATGCAATGGATGATAATGATGGTGCTGCTAAGGAAAGCGTCTGTCCTGGAACAATGGGGTTTTTAATCCATGCTGCAAAAGCTTTTCTTTCAGAGA GATGGAAGGAGACTATTACAGCTGACCATGTGAAACTGGTCCTTTCCCCAGATTCTGAGCCTCCAGGATGCCCAGAGATGGAAAATGACTCTGAATTAGTAGCATCTCAATCATCAAACTTTCATAAACGCAGCATTCTCGGTAGTGCAGAGAATCGGTTGGTTAATGCAGGTGCTTTTGACTCTTCAATGACCAGGGGTGTTAAAGAAAAGTACAGAGCAAAGCCTGAAAAGGGTGTCAAGAAAAAATACATTCCCAAACAGAGCAATGCTACCTAG
- the LOC126699147 gene encoding SKP1-like protein 21 isoform X2: MFWKALKKSLYHPNKVKSLNKGHRLFALSLPCFYWRCKVQFLINLHCPCQMSEGAMAVVKPEMKSYIWLQTADGSIQQVEEEVAMFCPMICREVIQTGTGSSKNYAISLPQRVNPAILGLILDYCRFHQVPGRSNKERKTFDEKFIRMDTKRLCELTSAADSLQLKPLVDLTSRALARIIEGKTPEEIRETFHLPDDLTEEEKLEPLRNITDDPRIRLLNRLYARKRKELKEREKLKNVEVEEERVDDRSVDDLLSFINGGDGDTKGTRTNKNKKKNRRRKDQSKDSCLNNEMHDSACHDGEGNNGLLASASTSSKLQDSAAVTFSPKLEFDDGDIDDDLDPAMKEELDREVEDFARRLNSVWPERMQELFQGRKLVPISLNGNSAMSRYTSLDQR; the protein is encoded by the exons ATGTTTTGGAAAGCACTGAAAAAGAGTTTGTACCATCCTAACAAAGTTAAGAGCTTGAATAAAGGGCATCGTTTGTTTGCTTTGTCACTTCCTTGTTTTTACTGGAGGTGCAAAGTTCAATTCTTAATAAATTTGCATTGCCCTTGTCAAATGTCCGAAGGTGCTATGGCAGTAGTTAAACCTGAG ATGAAGTCTTACATCTGGCTTCAAACTGCTGATGGTTCAATCCAACAAGTAGAAGAAGAGGTTGCCATGTTTTGCCCCATGATATGTCGAGAAGTAATTCAGACAGGCACAGGATCTTCCAAGAACTATGCTATATCACTTCCACAGCGAGTCAATCCTGCTATATTGGGCTTAATTCTTGATTATTGTCGATTTCACCAAGTACCAGGTCGTTCTAATAAG gaGCGCAAAACTTTTGATGAGAAGTTTATTCGGATGGATACAAAAAGATTGTGTGAGTTGACATCGGCCGCTGACAGCCTCCAATTAAAGCCTTTAGTTGATCTCACCAGCCGAGCACTTGCTCGAATTATTGAAGGAAAAACTCCTGAGGAGATACGTGAAACATTTCATTTACCCGATGATCTTACAGAG GAGGAAAAGTTAGAGCCCTTAAGAAACATAACTGACGATCCACGTATCCGGCTTCTGAATCGATTGTATGCAAGAAAGAGGAAagaattaaaagagagagagaaattgaag AATGTAGAAGTCGAAGAGGAGCGTGTGGATGACCGCTCAGTAGATGATCTCCTGTCATTTATAAATGGTGGAGATGGAG ATACAAAAGGGACTAGaacaaataagaataaaaagaaaaatcggAGGAGAAAAGATCAATCAAAGGACTCTTGTTTAAATAAT GAGATGCATGATTCTGCTTGCCATGATGGTGAGGGTAACAATGGTTTGTTGGCCTCTGCCAGTACAAGTTCAAAGTTGCAAGATTCTGCAGCTGTGACATTTTCCCCAAAACTTGAGTTTGATGATGGTGATATTGATGATGATTTAGATCCTGCAATGAAGGAGGAACTTGACAG GGAGGTGGAGGATTTTGCGCGAAGATTGAATTCAGTTTGGCCAGAGAGGATGCAGGAACTTTTTCAAGGAAGAAAGCTTGTTCCTATTTCTTTAAATGGCAATTCTGCCATGAGTAGATATACAA GTTTGGACCAGAGATAA